A window of Eretmochelys imbricata isolate rEreImb1 chromosome 25, rEreImb1.hap1, whole genome shotgun sequence contains these coding sequences:
- the IL12RB1 gene encoding interleukin-12 receptor subunit beta-1, protein MAWLLLLAALALSGSAEDPDLVCYRNCTQCNFICTWRAKPTSGNVTYTLKFCYHSTYPCKEFKTESSTHCSFPYRTLRVLQNLTAWVESHSGGRVERTQNITLQLENAIKLDPPLPHRITFSKSSGTLTLTLQQLDSWTVRYEPLRREARYRQRNDTEWTQVECQTRGEYKRNNITVICSLETTAACEVQIRHRTAHWSSYWSGWSKSIFVPEEIPEVTYTVGRLGRNGQRNVTFHWQEAHEEQWKVNYTLAVYMPACRCTVLKKEVPEKDETTLILALSGAEYHVSMSASNPAGRGPVRTYHIPPEHRTEMNFLNVTSDGSNVTVQWAAKTNGTFYCFEKQPLEEPQEDQEECIHKQFFEKDSNVNTGSVKPRKCYRIAIHGGGPEKHWTFGSMYHFATNTSFDGPIHIQNITANSAFLLWKPSPLSQCPGILKKYIICYTSEQDNRTAYQEANSSATHYTLQDLQPGTSYRVGIQAATADRDGSCSPQLLFKTTKLGPNPAEWKLNLRYLSIFLGVPILAAFCHFSKKRAKKVLFPPLPNPMDSEAIKFPAEEMSQVKPRPGFVEPSEKVSGTEPLVTEFMSDKGEPDLNTETHSLHLYTQTEETAEMLQAKEGQAGSDNDLPFEYRRQVLLTPAEEEQEEDDFREFAAVCGQNNLAEAGTGPSQPHPDEGAAMEPTGLSRPLMQLSLLLSDKPVIIKNGGSFDRLHDK, encoded by the exons ATggcttggctgctgctgctggctgcgctCGCACTGAGCG GCTCTGCCGAGGATCCTGATTTGGTTTGCTACAGGAACTGCACCCAATGCAATTTCATCTGCACTTGGAGAGCTAAGCCCACATCAGGAAATGTCACCTATACTCTTAAGTTTTG TTATCACAGCACCTATCCCTGCAAGGAATTCAAGACGGAGTCCTCCACTCACTGCAGCTTTCCTTATCGGACACTGCGGGTCCTACAGAACCTCACCGCCTGGGTGGAATCCCACAGTGGAGGCAGAGTTGAGAGGACCCAGAACATCACTTTGCAACTGGAGAATGCCA TCAAATTGGATCCGCCACTGCCTCATCGAATCACATTCTCTAAATCCAGCGGTACCCTGACGCTTACACTGCAGCAGCTAGATTCCTGGACGGTCAGATACGAGCCGTTACGAAGGGAAGCTCGGTACAGACAGAGGAATGACACCGAATGGACACAG GTGGAGTGTCAGACACGAGGTGAATACAAGCGTAACAACATAACAG TGATATGCAGCTTGGAAACAACAGCAGCCTGTGAAGTCCAGATTCGGCACAGAACGGCCCATTGGAGCAGCTACTGGAGCGGCTGGAGCAAATCCATCTTTGTTCCTGAGG AAATTCCAGAGGTGACTTACACGGTGGGGAGACTCGGGAGGAACGGGCAGAGAAACGTGACGTTCCATTGGCAG GAAGCCCATGAGGAGCAGTGGAAAGTCAATTACACGCTAGCTGTCTACATGCCAGCGTGCAGGTGCACAGTGCTGAAGAAGGAGGTCCCTGAAAAGGACGAGACAACGCTGATCTTGGCTCTCTCTGGGGCAGAGTATCACGTTTCTATGAGCGCATCTAACCCAGCAGGGAGAGGTCCTGTGCGGACGTATCACATTCCTCCAGAACATCGCACAG AAATGAATTTTCTGAACGTCACCTCGGATGGCAGCAATGTGACAGTGCAGTGGGCAGCAAAGACCAATGGGACCTTCTACTGCTTTGAGAAGCAACCCCTGGAAGAGCCCCAGGAGGACCAAGAGGAATGCATCCACAAACAATTCTTTGAAAAGGACAGCAATGTGAATACAG GGTCAGTGAAACCCAGGAAGTGTTACAGAATTGCCATTCACGGAGGGGGGCCAGAGAAGCACTGGACGTTTGGTTCCATGTACCACTTTGCTACTAACA CTTCTTTTGATGGGCCCATTCACATCCAGAACATCACAGCAAATTCTGCTTTCCTGCTGTGGAAGCCGTCACCGCTCTCCCAATGCCCCGGCATTCTGAAGAAATACATTATCTGCTACACAAGTGAGCAGGACAACAGAACGGCAT ATCAGGAAGCGAACTCCTCAGCGACCCACTACACCCTACAGGACCTGCAGCCTGGCACCTCCTACAGAGTTGGGATTCAGGCAGCCACAGCAGACAGAGATGGgtcctgcagcccccagctcctgTTTAAGACCACGAAGCTCG GTCCCAACCCTGCAGAGTGGAAGCTCAACCTCAGGTACCTCAGTATTTTCCTAGGCGTCCCTATCCTGGCTGCGTTTTGCCACTTCAGCAAAAAGAG GGCCAAGAAAGTGCTGTTCCCGCCTCTGCCCAACCCCATGGACAGCGAAGCAATCAAGTTCCCAGCTGAGGAGATGAGCCAG GTGAAGCCGCGGCCAGGCTTTGTGGAGCCGTCAGAGAAAGTCAGCGGCACAGAACCGCTAGTGACCGAATTCATGTCAGACAAAGGGGAGCCTGACCTGAACACAGAGACTCACTCGCTGCATCTCTACACCCAGACTGAAGAAACGGCAGAGATGTTACAGGCCAaggaggggcaggcaggctctGACAATGACCTGCCATTTGAGTATAGAAGGCAGGTGCTTCTGACCCCAGCGGAAGAGGAACAGGAAGAAGATGATTTCAGAGAATTTGCTGCTGTTTGTGGTCAGAATAACCTTGCTGAAGCAGGCACAGGCCCTTCTCAGCCCCACCCAGACGAGGGTGCTGCCATGGAGCCGACAGGGCTCTCTCGGCCTCTGATGCAGCTCTCCTTGCTGCTCTCAGACAAGCCTGTCATAATAAAGAATGGGGGCAGCTTTGACCGTTTACATGATAAGTGA